The window cagtgtagtaaACAGTACAGGCGTGCTTGTAGGGTTGAGACCCTGTGGACTGCGGGTAGCATTACGTGAGCATGTGACATGAGGATGACCTGTGCATAAGGACGTTGAACAGGGCATCATTTGTCCTAATTGTCCTACAGAACATTTTACTAAACCTGAATAAGGGCCTTGAGAACGTGGTGGGAACGGCCTGGGGAGACTGGGGAGGAGAACAACTGCAGCTGTGAGGGGGACGTGAAATGGTTATTAAggatctttttgttttgtgtctgcATTGTCACCATGTAAAATTTCCACATGAGTAAATTGAGACATTTCATTTCGATAACTGGTCCAAAATGTTGGATTTCATTCCAGTTTTTGATTGAAGTGTGTGGTGTTCACTTTCTGCTTACCCCCCCCAAATTATGAACAGTTGCTGAATCTGTGCAGAGTATAATTTTTTTGAGGAAAAGAACGAAAGAGAAAGGAATACAGGCAGGACAGAGTGAAGGAAGGAAGTAGAGAGGGAGTGGTGGGTTTTTCTCATGGGGTCGTCCGGAGGTACTTGTCAAATAAAGCAGAGCTGCACTTCCAGCAGGAAGCCTGGACCTGCTCACGCccagaaattatatatatacatctcacacacgcacacacatcaaggttgaatgtttttttaaaaatgatcattataatgtaaatgtaacagtacTAATAGCATAACCAGTGCTTTGTTACTGTTCCTTCTAGGCCAAGGTGATGGACTGCAAGGACCAGCCGCAGGGGCCgatgcagtgaaaaaaaagtccagaacGTTCTGTGTGTGACCAACATGGCACCGGTCACATGAAACACGTGTGAAGGGCTGCGATTCGCTTTCAGGCAAAACAAAGGCCGAGCGGATCACAGGACactttttgtacagtttttttggggggtttttttgtaCAACTTTTTTTGGTCACATTTCTCTTCgtaatgaatttttaaaattaaCTTTATTCGTTAAACATGAACCAGCTGAGTCTGTTGAACttgcaaatttgcaaatgaCGTTGCTTGAAAGATTGCATAATTGAGTGCCGCTTCCGACGATGCTTGGCAGAGTTATGAAACCAGCCCTTTGACTGGAGGAATCTCCTTCACCGCTGCGCCCACCGAGCATAATCGGTACGACGACTTTCATTATTGCAGGAATGCGGCCGCCGCAGACGCCACCTGGACCCATGCTGCTGGTGGGCACAACCAACTCTCATCTCTCATAACAAGCATGCAGGTTAATAAACGGCCaccttcattttgtttttgcgATGAAATAATAGGCCATTTATTGCTGTGTTTGTCAACACTTTGATATAAAAGCTTTTGTTAATactcaaaaacacaaattattatattaatggtTGTAACATGACTAACCCAAAAGACAGATGATAAATCATGAACTATAGAAAAATAAGGTAGTTCAGTGGAAAAATATGTTGTGATTCAAATGAACagtcagagaaaaaaatatatatacagctCTGGggaaggaacatttttttttttcgaaaacTTAACTTGCTGAGCCCAACCAAATCTCGCCAAAGATGGAAAAGTTTCAGGACTTCATATTTCATCTTGTTTTGACTGTTAACCCTGCCCTCCCCTTCCTAAGTGAAATGGTTATGCttgtattatttattagcaGCTAAAGCTTTGGTTATTTAGTTTTAAATTTAACCAATTTCAGCAAATAAATGGTCTTCATTTCCCCCAGAGCTATAGgggtgtgtgtatacatacatatttacatatatatacatgtaaaacatacatacatacatattatatgtgtgtgtatattcacccacacacatatacataaggCATTTTCTCCATGTTTGCCTTGTACAATTTTTGATATAACTGATGGATAATTAATATAATGAACCTCTAAAATGAACCTAACAGACCTTTAGTTGAGGACTAGTATATAATACAAGCtccattataataatatttagttCATATGGATTATATGCTTCTATGTACAGAATTGGCCCCCTCTGCCCAGTGGTctgtacaggtttttttttttgcagcacatTGCCATGTGCTTGTCCTCGTTCAGAGTTGTCCAGACTCAACACTTGAAGATCATGggctcaataaaaaaaaaaaaaaaaaaatccttcatgtCCTTGCATTCCTGTCCCCAGTGGTTTCTGCTTGGTGGCTTGTCAGTTTGCCGCTCttctttaatttgtttatttccGCCCGGTGGGCTGTCCAAAGCTGCAGAGGGAAGTGGTTCTGTGTCGAGTTACCTCATTTGCAGGGAAAGGGTCTGTATATATCTGGGTTGGGGCGGGGCACCGTCCCGTAGGCCTGCTTCTTCAGGAGGAGCTAAACTTCTGGCTGGAGCGCGAGCTGGTCCGGTCCAGGCCGTTACCGTGACATGAGCCCTTCCAGCGCACAACGGACCCTCTCTCATCCATCGGGCTGATGTCCCTTCTGCACCAACAGCACAAGCAGGACTGTGGGGGGAGGTAAATTATGGACAATTACACCCTGCTGCTATaaaccatgaaaaaaacatccatgtcataataatgattattataatgCTTATATTGTTATTTGacaaaaggtttttaaaaaagtccttttggggtttttttttgtgatgagaATAGGATAAAAACCAAGGTCAAACATTAATGTCATTATACCCATGAAACATGATTTGCTTCACTCAAGGCATGTAGACAAAAACAAGATAATTGAGaattaagaaatgaaaaaaagtgaactatGTAATTATTCTGTTACTGTAAACACATAGAACAGCAGAACGTACCTGAAAACAGTTTTTGAACTTTTGGCTGACAAAGTAAAGTGCCACGGGGTTGATGCAGGAATTGAGCGAGGCCATGTTGATGCCGATGTAATCCAAGACCAGCAGGAAGCTGGCGGAACAGAGGGGAGAGGGGAGTCAGAGGTGAGCAGGAAGGAAAAGGCCGAGATGGACGTCGGGCTTCCTGCGTGTGCCATAGCCTGCCCTGTCGGTGCTTCCGTAATCACCGCTGTTTGGCGTTCCCATGTCAGCAtgcttactttactttacaaatCACCGTATGTAacctatactgtatatactcgGCAGCCAGGAGTGAAGAacttatttcattttcagtctAAATTCAGACGCAAAAAAATTCCACCTGaggctgcaaaaaaaattaccacAGTCCAGATAGACTAAACATGGCAAGGAGCTCAACCTTTGACCAATGTTTTATCAAAAGCTTAAAATACAAAACTGGTCTCAGAACAGCTGAGGGGCCCAGAAAAAGTGCAAAACGGTTGAACTGCAGAGCTACTGGGTTAAGTATATTTTAGAAAAGTTTATCAATGAAGACCATGAGGTCTATGAGTCTATGACCATGAGGTCTactgcatttcgttgccctgtacttgtacatgtgtaatgacaataaagttgaatctaatctaatctaatgagGACCAAAGAatctgagaatcttcacagacatgaGGAGCAAAGCTTTGCCATGTTCTGTAGCTGGTAAAAAGAAAATTTGGGCTTCGGAAGAAGAAACGTAGATCCAATGTACCTGAGCAGCTCACAGCGGTGAGGATCGTATGGGTCGTAGATGGTCTTCTTCAGAATACGACTGAGGTGGAGAGGTAACCAGCAAAGAGCAAAGATCACCACCAGGCAGAACACGGTTTTGGCCACCTCCCGGCGCTGAAAGAGGATTCGACAGCCTTCGGTTTGGATCATCGACGCCGCGCAACAATGTAGGAACATCTGGAAGTGGCGGCGATCAGTACCTGCTTCATGTGGTCGTTCAGGGCGATGCGCATGCCCTTCTTCCGGCTCAGCATCTCACACGTCATCAGCGTGTAGAAGATACCAGTGCAGGCGAGCGGCAGGCAGAAGTAGAATCCAAAGAGCCACCAGTCCTTAACCTCCTGGTAGAACTGGAGAGGCAGAGGAACACTGCCATTGAACATTACTGATCCTTTTATCAAGGCTTTAGCAGCTCGAAGAATCTCTCCTGTGGTCGGGACCATGTGCACATGGCGTCGTCTGCAAACTTGCAGAATTAAAAAAGTTGCTAAAAATATCTTGTTTACCCCAAAGAGGAATCATAGTCCTGCTGTAATGGCCATTAAAGCAAACCTCATTTAAACATTCCAGAAGATCTCACACAACAGTTCAAAGCATGGCAACATGGAGTGCGCTGAGTGACTTCTTCAAATTTCTGTCCACAGAATCATGTATTACGgaaaattacagaaaaattacattacatattaGTCCTCAGCATTACACTATAGTCACTATAGTTTTTAAAAGAATCTATTCTGTGATTAAAATCTGTTATAAATATTTCTTAATTAGTGATTAGATGATTTTTGATGATTTTTAGTGATTAGATGATTTTTCTCACATttatgctgcaaaaaaaaaaacgtttttgtaATGTATTTTGAATACATTACTGAATAAACCTATGGCAATGCATTCAGCATATATCCCAACCCTGTTTATAATAAAGCTCTTGGAATAAATTTTTAGAGAATATATAGGTGAAAAATTGTGTTTGATCCATGATTGTATAGGTTGGTTAAATCAAAACATGAACTGATCTGCACAAAATCAATACATCCTCATTTAATCAGCTGCATGGGTTATTCATATTttgaaaacataaatacatgGTGGAGAGTTTAAGGTTGTCATTCTAAACAaggtgtttaaaatgtaattcatcTCTAAAAGTGCACTCACCTGCATGAAGCGGGTGCTCTGCTGCGGATGAAGCAGGCACACCCTTATCTTGTTCCCGCGGTACGGAGTCTCCATCATGTCGAATGCCAGCACCTCAGGAACGGCCAGCACCACCGCCACCACCCAGATGAGAGTCACCTCCACCGCCTTCCACACCGGGATGCCCATTCCCTTCACCCGGCTCCATGATGTCACTGCGTGGTACCTGAGGAGcaacatttttggcatttacggTTTATTCACTGTGCAAGTACATCCTTATTGAATGAATGCATCTTTTAGCACgaacatttgcattttggtCATGCGTTCACTCACCGGTCAATGCTAAGGGCACAGAGGCTGAGCACGGTGATGCCCACCGATGCTTTCTGAATAAAGGGCATCAGCTTGCAGATATAAACTCCAAATGGCCAGTCCTTGGCCAGCAGCTatacacaaaagaacaaatgcaaacaaTTAGTAACTTACCACAGTAAGTATTTATCACAACAGCTACTTACTTCATTATTAAATTCttaaatacttcattttaattacatttgatgtattacattaattacattacatatgacacagttttcacatttcacatctgAGGTTTTTGGACTAATTAAAGAAACATATTCCATCAAGATTTACCCAGGAAAATAAGAACAGTTCTACAGTTCTAAGCATATCATTAAATTCAACAGTAATGACTTTTGGCTCAAATTGCCATTCCCACAATCCCAAAATTCCAACTCAAGTAGCAaatctgattttttaaaaagtgtcttGCACATCCAATTGCATCTTAAATTTATTTGACTTTCTCTTATTAGACAGACAATTGAATTATCTAATAATGCCATTTGTATTTCTGATAGCCTCTCTCCTTCCTACGACTGAACGGCATGTAGTTCGGTAGTTGTAGTTAGTGCTTTATGACAGAGAGTATAATTTGTCTCTGTCAGAGCGAGGGGTGGAACGGAGGTCCCCCGGTGCCCATACAACAGCCCATGCAGCAGACTGTGACTAAGCCAGTCCAGGAGATAATAGACAAATCCGTTATCTGGACAGGCCTCTGGCTCTGGCCCTCCTGTTCCCGTTCCTCCAGGCT of the Denticeps clupeoides chromosome 18, fDenClu1.1, whole genome shotgun sequence genome contains:
- the LOC114768083 gene encoding endothelin receptor type B-like yields the protein MKTTAMMFLLIVGSCCGRSRLSRDSLRPNLADGPSDGTEAAASVGGNASIPADRPSGPQGPPRVSNPPMCIKPTEIKNAFKYINTVVSCIIFVVGIIGNSTLLRIIYKNKCMRNGPNVLIGSLALGDLLYILIAIPINVFKLLAKDWPFGVYICKLMPFIQKASVGITVLSLCALSIDRYHAVTSWSRVKGMGIPVWKAVEVTLIWVVAVVLAVPEVLAFDMMETPYRGNKIRVCLLHPQQSTRFMQFYQEVKDWWLFGFYFCLPLACTGIFYTLMTCEMLSRKKGMRIALNDHMKQRREVAKTVFCLVVIFALCWLPLHLSRILKKTIYDPYDPHRCELLSFLLVLDYIGINMASLNSCINPVALYFVSQKFKNCFQSCLCCWCRRDISPMDERGSVVRWKGSCHGNGLDRTSSRSSQKFSSS